One part of the Quercus lobata isolate SW786 chromosome 7, ValleyOak3.0 Primary Assembly, whole genome shotgun sequence genome encodes these proteins:
- the LOC115953796 gene encoding F-box/kelch-repeat protein At3g06240-like translates to MSKTRKKPTLLSSSHHRLSDDVVFDILTRLPVKPIIRFRCVSKSLNSTITDPIFINAHFNLNKAKSLSNNNNGYLLCKTRPVPTSPEADLCTVVCNNDHTLTEISRFKIPFDPFYIIGFFNGIFCLTALDEDRDSLCTKYFGYNCMTCLWNPSIRKFKRLQANNHVDTIGYGFAYHCQNNDLKVLRFLRLVHKGPLWWSFQAEVYTLSTDSWRLVEPLNGLIKSVWRIESNGLFFNGALHYIAYTRHNNFLKKIILCFDVNDEKFREILLPQNDAVELSSSFDQLAVLKGSLALINFGECAGEGNELHEIWVMRDYGVAESWTQKVVPLLNFKSIFGCMGSDELMISSVRPFSSDRFFLFDLESLNENNLRIEDLGIENISLEHYTTNLMESLVLLND, encoded by the coding sequence ATGTCTAAGACTAGGAAAAAGCCAACATTGTTGTCCTCGTCCCACCATCGTCTCTCTGACGACGTCGTATTCGATATCCTGACTCGGCTGCCAGTGAAACCCATAATCCGATTCAGGTGCGTTTCTAAATCTTTGAACTCAACCATCACCGACCCCATTTTCATCAACGCACACTTCAACCTCAACAAAGCTAAATCTTTgtccaacaacaacaatggtTACCTACTATGTAAGACACGACCAGTGCCCACTTCGCCTGAGGCTGACTTGTGCACGGTCGTTTGCAATAATGACCACACATTGACAGAAATTTCTAGGTTCAAAATCCCATTTGATCCTTTCTACATTATTGGCTTCTTCAATGGCATATTCTGCCTCACTGCTCTGGATGAGGATCGTGATTCTTTGTGCACTAAATATTTTGGGTATAATTGCATGACTTGTTTGTGGAACCCAAGCATTAGAAAGTTTAAGAGGCTTCAAGCGAACAACCATGTCGATACTATCGGTTATGGATTTGCGTATCATTGTCAAAACAATGACCTCAAGGTTTTGAGATTTTTGCGTCTTGTACATAAAGGTCCCTTGTGGTGGTCCTTTCAGGCCGAGGTTTACACATTGAGTACCGATTCGTGGAGATTGGTGGAGCCACTTAATGggttgataaaatctgtttggAGGATTGAATCAAATGGTTTGTTTTTTAATGGAGCTCTGCACTATATAGCATACACTCGCCACAACAATTTCCTCAAGAAAATCATTTTGTGCTTTGATGTCAATGATGAGAAATTCCGGGAGATACTACTGCCGCAGAATGACGCAGTTGAGTTATCTTCAAGTTTTGATCAGCTTGCGGTACTCAAGGGATCACTGGCTTTGATCAATTTTGGCGAATGTGCAGGTGAAGGCAATGAGTTGCACGAAATATGGGTGATGAGGGATTATGGTGTTGCTGAATCTTGGACTCAAAAAGTTGTACCGTTGTTGAATTTTAAGAGCATCTTTGGCTGCATGGGCAGTGATGAACTTATGATTTCGAGTGTCAGGCCATTTTCTTCTGATcgattctttttatttgaccTCGAGAGTTTAAATGAGAACAATCTTAGAATTGAAGATCTTGGAATTGAAAATATTTCACTGGAGCATTACACAACTAATCTCATGGAGAGCTTAGTTTTACTCAATGATTAA